From a single Cyclobacterium marinum DSM 745 genomic region:
- a CDS encoding glycosyltransferase family 4 protein, with the protein MNIFLATVTSFFFGFLMTPVLILILKKINFTESPGGRRIHAGKIPSMGGIAIVFATFVGLFAWLSFDQIVETRYFLVALAIMFSVGLRDDLIELTAVQKLIGQSIPAFFVIVMADIRISGLYGFMGIYEIPYLVSVGVTFFAILALTNSFNLIDGADGLAGSLSLVTLSILGFWFYTAGMISYSLISFTLVGGILAFLVFNWHPAKIFMGDTGSLSVGFCLTVLVILFVDKTGLMAPWEGLKLNAPFSAGLAFLIVPIYDTVRIFIKRTKNGKSPLKPDKSHVHHFLLRMGLQHDQVSLILVVVKLTFISIVFFGYALNDHVLLPVLILIATSLGIWMDKKTLQKVKDNCKKAPLVLGENYTRKKRKQTKRKPSIAKNIFTDNKINMN; encoded by the coding sequence ATGAACATTTTTCTGGCAACAGTAACTTCATTTTTCTTTGGTTTTTTAATGACTCCTGTACTGATTTTGATTCTTAAGAAAATCAATTTTACTGAGTCGCCTGGCGGAAGGAGAATTCATGCAGGCAAGATCCCGTCGATGGGTGGAATTGCTATTGTTTTTGCTACTTTCGTCGGTTTGTTTGCATGGTTAAGTTTTGATCAGATTGTTGAAACCCGGTATTTTTTAGTTGCATTAGCGATTATGTTTTCGGTTGGATTAAGAGATGATCTAATTGAGTTAACAGCTGTTCAAAAGCTAATAGGACAATCAATACCTGCCTTTTTCGTAATCGTGATGGCAGATATTCGTATCTCCGGTTTGTATGGTTTTATGGGGATATATGAAATCCCATATCTTGTAAGTGTTGGTGTGACTTTTTTCGCAATTTTAGCACTGACCAATTCTTTTAATTTAATTGATGGTGCAGACGGATTAGCCGGTTCTTTAAGTTTAGTGACTTTAAGTATTCTAGGATTTTGGTTTTATACTGCCGGAATGATCTCATATAGTCTGATCTCTTTTACATTAGTGGGAGGGATATTGGCTTTTCTGGTGTTTAATTGGCATCCAGCTAAAATCTTTATGGGCGATACCGGATCCTTAAGTGTTGGGTTTTGCCTTACCGTATTGGTAATTTTATTTGTTGACAAAACAGGTCTCATGGCTCCTTGGGAAGGGCTGAAATTAAATGCCCCTTTTTCAGCCGGCTTAGCTTTCTTGATCGTCCCGATTTATGATACAGTTAGAATATTTATTAAGAGAACCAAAAATGGAAAATCACCATTGAAGCCTGATAAAAGCCACGTTCATCACTTTTTACTAAGGATGGGATTACAGCATGACCAAGTTTCATTGATTTTAGTAGTAGTGAAGTTGACCTTTATATCAATTGTGTTTTTTGGCTATGCTTTAAATGATCATGTCTTACTTCCGGTTCTCATATTAATTGCTACATCTCTAGGAATATGGATGGACAAGAAAACACTACAAAAAGTCAAAGATAATTGCAAGAAAGCTCCCCTTGTATTAGGGGAAAATTATACGCGGAAAAAAAGGAAGCAAACCAAAAGAAAACCTTCCATTGCTAAAAATATATTTACAGACAATAAAATCAATATGAACTGA
- a CDS encoding capsule assembly Wzi family protein, protein MTKKYQLKNWLIILLLFFGINKSFSQNLAPGTPIVEEYGRRKLLFSDELDSLNQDGLRPNLSVQSLFLSPNKEENKISYTVFPVQSTMLYNSKRPYGYGGFGMHNGRGYEQYISAGGYGRLGFLYLQLQPEFVFAQNKNYQGFGSDFSRQVLNDRFHYWNRNDRPELLANGNSSRLWWGQSSLTARFGGFETGISTRTLWWGPGQWSSLTFSGNAESFPHLTLNSHRPLKTFMGHFEGQLIVGRLESSGMPASQDDTLNELYFLPLDDDWRYLNAINISYQPKWVPGLYLGFIRTFQQYSAKQGDQFRDYFPIFDAFQKKEFFQDGNSVAFDSEARDQQATLFFKFLSKKAKFEIYGEYGRRDHALTWRDAILNPEHSRAYLMGFQKLISLGKKNTYLQIRSEIVHQQESVNRYIRYEGLGGRTSWSTHYQVRGFTNRGKALGSGIGTGSNGQTFEVAVVEGFNKLGIMVERIANHQDFYYRAFGQDSEMLPWVDFTVGILANRKWNDFLLGSQFQLVNGTNYQWQSDPSTNEFFPKGKNMLSFHGKIHLVYLIGTNR, encoded by the coding sequence ATGACAAAGAAATACCAATTGAAAAACTGGCTGATTATTCTGCTTTTATTTTTTGGGATAAACAAGTCTTTTTCCCAAAACTTGGCCCCAGGAACACCTATAGTAGAAGAGTATGGCAGAAGAAAATTACTATTTTCAGATGAATTAGATTCACTTAATCAAGATGGTTTAAGGCCTAATCTTTCTGTTCAATCTCTTTTCTTATCTCCAAATAAGGAAGAAAATAAGATTAGTTATACAGTATTCCCGGTACAATCAACCATGCTATATAATAGCAAGAGACCTTATGGGTATGGTGGGTTTGGCATGCACAATGGAAGGGGGTATGAACAATACATTAGCGCGGGGGGGTACGGAAGACTAGGTTTCTTATATCTTCAGTTACAACCAGAATTTGTCTTTGCCCAAAACAAAAATTATCAAGGGTTTGGGAGTGATTTTTCCCGTCAAGTTTTAAATGATAGATTTCATTATTGGAATAGAAATGACCGGCCGGAATTACTTGCAAATGGGAATTCCAGCAGGTTATGGTGGGGCCAATCCAGCCTAACTGCAAGGTTTGGGGGTTTTGAAACAGGGATTTCCACCCGTACTTTATGGTGGGGGCCGGGGCAATGGAGTTCCTTGACATTCTCCGGTAATGCAGAAAGTTTTCCTCACCTTACCTTAAACTCTCATCGGCCCCTAAAAACCTTTATGGGACATTTTGAAGGACAATTGATAGTAGGGAGATTGGAGAGTTCGGGAATGCCTGCCTCGCAAGATGACACGCTTAATGAATTGTATTTCCTCCCACTAGACGATGATTGGAGGTACCTAAACGCCATCAATATAAGTTATCAGCCTAAATGGGTTCCAGGTTTATATTTAGGTTTTATTCGAACATTTCAGCAGTATAGCGCCAAGCAAGGGGACCAGTTTCGAGATTATTTCCCAATCTTTGATGCCTTTCAAAAAAAGGAATTTTTTCAAGATGGAAACTCTGTGGCCTTTGATAGTGAGGCTCGAGACCAACAAGCAACTCTGTTTTTTAAATTCTTAAGCAAAAAGGCAAAATTTGAAATATATGGAGAGTATGGCAGGAGAGACCATGCCTTGACTTGGAGGGATGCCATACTGAACCCAGAACATTCCCGAGCCTATTTAATGGGTTTTCAAAAATTAATCTCCCTTGGCAAGAAAAACACCTATCTTCAAATTCGAAGTGAAATTGTTCATCAGCAGGAATCTGTTAATAGATACATTCGATATGAAGGTCTTGGTGGAAGAACTTCTTGGTCTACGCATTATCAAGTAAGGGGCTTTACAAATAGGGGGAAAGCACTGGGCTCAGGCATTGGTACGGGTAGTAATGGCCAAACTTTTGAAGTGGCAGTTGTTGAAGGATTCAACAAACTGGGGATAATGGTAGAACGAATAGCCAATCACCAAGACTTTTATTACAGGGCTTTTGGTCAGGATAGTGAGATGCTCCCTTGGGTGGATTTTACTGTTGGGATTCTGGCAAATAGGAAATGGAATGACTTTTTACTAGGCTCTCAATTTCAATTGGTGAATGGCACAAATTACCAATGGCAAAGTGATCCATCTACCAACGAATTTTTCCCGAAAGGAAAAAACATGCTTTCTTTTCACGGTAAAATCCATTTGGTGTATCTAATAGGTACAAACAGATAA
- the pssE gene encoding PssE/Cps14G family polysaccharide biosynthesis glycosyltransferase, translated as MKILVTVGTTRFDSLIKYLDEECIGLGHEITFQIADGKYKPVNFPFFRFNSEINTYYIASDLVICHAGAGTIYKLLELKKKIIIVPNTERVDNHQLDIAEFMATNGYAISINDFSELPERILSASKSDMRVFEKHDFDKTREIISFCLEDLENK; from the coding sequence ATGAAAATTTTGGTTACTGTCGGGACAACTAGGTTTGACTCTTTAATTAAGTATTTGGATGAAGAATGTATTGGGCTGGGTCACGAAATTACTTTCCAAATTGCCGATGGAAAATACAAGCCGGTAAACTTCCCTTTTTTTAGATTTAACTCTGAAATCAATACCTATTACATAGCCTCTGATTTGGTCATTTGCCATGCAGGAGCAGGTACTATTTATAAATTATTGGAGTTAAAAAAGAAGATAATAATTGTTCCAAATACCGAGAGAGTTGATAACCATCAATTAGACATTGCAGAATTTATGGCAACCAATGGATATGCCATTTCTATAAATGATTTTTCTGAATTACCTGAAAGAATACTAAGTGCTTCTAAATCTGACATGAGGGTTTTTGAAAAACATGATTTTGATAAGACTCGAGAAATAATATCTTTTTGTTTGGAAGATCTTGAAAACAAGTAA
- the pssD gene encoding PssD/Cps14F family polysaccharide biosynthesis glycosyltransferase encodes MKPKVILLIYGSGGHKAQMEKLLTGINKEFGNVSFIGISESEASIIHPSIVETFEQPPFRNKYFSFMNLFSIPRKYYNFISCFSKINKNYKVLSVISTGPGLAIPFSILFKLKKTKIVFIETWSRFETQSYAGKVMYRIADKFYIQNRSLFKFYPKAIYSGLL; translated from the coding sequence ATGAAGCCTAAGGTTATACTTTTGATTTACGGATCAGGAGGGCATAAAGCCCAAATGGAGAAGTTGTTAACTGGGATTAACAAGGAGTTCGGGAACGTTAGCTTTATAGGGATTTCCGAAAGTGAAGCATCAATCATTCATCCGAGTATTGTTGAGACCTTCGAACAGCCTCCGTTTAGAAACAAGTATTTTTCGTTTATGAATCTCTTTAGTATTCCAAGGAAGTATTATAATTTTATTTCTTGTTTTTCTAAGATCAATAAGAATTACAAAGTTCTCTCAGTGATTTCAACCGGGCCGGGTTTGGCAATTCCTTTTTCTATTTTATTTAAATTAAAGAAAACGAAAATTGTTTTTATTGAAACTTGGTCACGCTTTGAAACCCAGTCCTACGCTGGAAAAGTGATGTACAGAATTGCCGACAAATTCTATATTCAAAACAGGTCTTTATTTAAGTTTTACCCTAAAGCCATTTACTCAGGATTACTATGA
- a CDS encoding glycosyltransferase family 2 protein, which produces MTGKLAIVTPAKNEAKNIPKLVGSMAEQTKRPDLWIFINDGSTDNTVEVFEEEIKKHGAAFKNTRIQLVNYEDVDQSYALGPKYSRIIKFGLNKILSLEKDFKYGYVGILDSDVFPENVYYEVLLKKFENNPKLGIASASKQQEDYGNEIITSYVNKSFAPSGFRVWRRACLDQTDYSISISQDSVSAARAIMLGWKVKSFPELEVSLRQRGAKFGFEYYGKSAYMRHVPYLYVLAGAARMYLLGKKDDARQYINGYKESAKNNIDRIEDPLAIKYYKNRFFYKLLGK; this is translated from the coding sequence ATGACAGGAAAACTTGCTATTGTAACTCCGGCAAAAAATGAGGCCAAAAATATCCCCAAGTTAGTGGGAAGTATGGCTGAACAAACTAAAAGGCCGGATTTATGGATATTTATTAATGATGGAAGTACAGACAATACCGTTGAAGTATTTGAGGAGGAAATAAAGAAACACGGAGCTGCTTTTAAAAATACCAGGATTCAGCTGGTCAATTATGAGGATGTGGATCAGTCTTATGCCTTGGGGCCAAAATACAGTCGAATCATAAAGTTTGGATTAAATAAGATCTTATCCCTTGAGAAGGACTTTAAATATGGGTATGTAGGAATCCTTGATAGTGATGTATTTCCTGAAAATGTCTATTACGAGGTGCTACTTAAAAAATTTGAGAATAACCCTAAACTAGGAATAGCTTCGGCTTCTAAGCAACAAGAGGATTATGGTAATGAAATCATTACTAGCTATGTAAACAAAAGCTTTGCGCCAAGCGGTTTTAGGGTTTGGCGAAGGGCTTGTTTAGATCAAACTGATTATTCAATCTCCATTTCACAGGACTCTGTATCTGCAGCCAGAGCGATTATGCTAGGATGGAAAGTAAAATCTTTTCCTGAACTAGAAGTTAGTCTAAGGCAACGTGGTGCGAAATTTGGGTTTGAGTACTATGGTAAGTCTGCCTATATGCGGCATGTCCCCTATTTATATGTTCTAGCCGGAGCTGCAAGAATGTACTTGTTAGGGAAAAAGGATGATGCAAGGCAATATATCAATGGTTATAAGGAATCAGCTAAAAATAATATAGATAGAATTGAAGATCCCTTGGCAATAAAATACTATAAAAACAGGTTCTTTTATAAATTACTTGGTAAATAA
- a CDS encoding O-antigen ligase family protein, with product MKFKIPNSINLKEFQQWDFFSVLIMILLFLRVLVDRAGFGAVIGLALLGCFLLLLVFKLRLPKYLLFFSSIFFLLIGYAFINAAVIHGEPLYTIRGVIRYFSYFAMFILAYYSKVSFKQIFLLYTIIVLIESALAFFQFLFMGMPRPSGTFINSNHFSYFLVPYFSILLIVYKRYLPAFFVFLLSAFLGGMGGVISLLLVLFLFLSHYARKWQKVIAILIFPIFIAGAGLLMQNRVKELTDVTAISERLAENKAGGGSSLVWRIVTWKLMYDELVEKDGLYTGMGLEYASLISPYFLESSIREPHNDYLRILLEFGLFGFVLFLYGMYYGLFKLRKNAIEQSSSYYYALYVALAAIYLGMIVGNIVVLSTLWWLFLTIIAIMHKEEKQIKSKAFV from the coding sequence TTGAAGTTTAAAATACCAAATAGTATTAACCTAAAAGAATTCCAGCAATGGGATTTTTTTTCTGTTTTGATAATGATACTGCTCTTTTTGAGAGTTCTTGTAGATAGAGCGGGATTTGGGGCAGTTATTGGTCTTGCTTTGCTTGGTTGTTTTTTATTATTATTAGTTTTTAAGTTAAGGTTGCCCAAATACCTATTGTTTTTTTCTTCCATATTTTTTTTATTAATAGGATATGCTTTTATAAACGCGGCTGTGATTCATGGTGAGCCTTTGTATACTATAAGAGGTGTGATTCGCTATTTCTCCTATTTTGCCATGTTTATATTGGCATATTACAGTAAAGTTTCTTTTAAACAAATTTTCTTGTTGTATACAATCATAGTTTTAATTGAGAGTGCTTTGGCATTCTTTCAGTTTCTATTTATGGGTATGCCAAGGCCAAGTGGAACATTTATAAATTCAAATCACTTTAGTTATTTTCTAGTACCCTATTTCTCTATTTTACTGATCGTTTATAAGAGGTACCTTCCGGCATTTTTTGTCTTCCTCCTGTCGGCTTTTCTTGGAGGAATGGGAGGAGTTATAAGTTTATTATTGGTCCTCTTTCTTTTTTTATCTCATTATGCCAGAAAATGGCAAAAGGTAATCGCCATCCTTATTTTTCCGATTTTTATTGCAGGGGCAGGTCTATTGATGCAAAATAGAGTAAAGGAATTGACTGATGTAACTGCCATCTCGGAAAGACTAGCTGAAAATAAAGCCGGAGGAGGTAGTTCTCTTGTCTGGAGAATAGTTACATGGAAGCTTATGTACGATGAGCTTGTTGAAAAAGATGGATTATATACCGGAATGGGGTTAGAGTACGCCTCTTTAATCAGTCCTTACTTTTTAGAAAGTAGTATAAGGGAGCCTCACAATGATTATTTGCGTATATTGTTGGAATTTGGGTTGTTTGGTTTTGTTCTTTTTTTATATGGGATGTACTATGGTCTCTTTAAATTAAGAAAAAATGCCATTGAACAAAGTTCCTCCTATTACTACGCCCTATATGTTGCATTGGCAGCGATTTATTTAGGAATGATTGTTGGTAATATTGTAGTCTTGAGCACCCTGTGGTGGCTATTTTTGACAATAATAGCTATCATGCATAAAGAAGAAAAGCAAATAAAATCAAAAGCGTTCGTATAA
- a CDS encoding glycosyltransferase family A protein: MFSVIIPVYNKYPHLDRSITSVLKQKFEEWELLLVDDGSTDGSLEKARSYSDKRIKVFQRNEPGPGGYAARNLGIAKAKYNWVVFLDADDEWLDNHLVTFFELISYQPNAKIVSSSWKDNFEDNKEERSFPNSYHKKHQAKGIHEIELKAFLKNSIYGAPPFWTGAVGFRKDLLLEIGGFPEGRCKRGGDVDTWLRAIFYGKLAIWSPKLTVVYHRDSVNMVTKVEGFEVGCEATTVKQLASLTEDKQIIRLLFQFLNARVVSRWLQTLRVGKKTQPLWGKVKWKYLTKKGFAITFWSILPTAITKQLYRLASKAKYD, translated from the coding sequence ATGTTTAGTGTAATAATTCCCGTATACAATAAATATCCTCATTTAGACCGTTCGATTACTTCGGTATTGAAACAAAAATTTGAAGAATGGGAGCTATTGCTAGTGGATGATGGTTCAACTGATGGAAGCTTAGAGAAGGCGAGATCTTATTCGGATAAAAGAATAAAGGTTTTCCAAAGAAATGAACCGGGTCCGGGGGGATATGCTGCTAGAAATCTAGGTATTGCTAAGGCCAAATACAATTGGGTAGTCTTCTTAGATGCTGATGATGAATGGTTAGACAATCATTTAGTTACTTTTTTTGAGTTAATCAGTTATCAGCCGAATGCAAAAATTGTTTCTAGCTCTTGGAAGGATAATTTCGAAGACAATAAGGAAGAAAGAAGCTTTCCTAATAGTTATCACAAAAAGCACCAGGCTAAAGGAATACACGAAATTGAACTCAAGGCTTTTTTAAAAAATAGTATTTATGGTGCTCCACCATTTTGGACGGGAGCGGTTGGTTTTCGGAAGGATCTACTTTTAGAAATAGGAGGTTTTCCGGAAGGAAGGTGTAAAAGGGGAGGTGACGTAGATACTTGGTTAAGAGCAATTTTTTATGGCAAATTAGCTATCTGGTCTCCAAAATTAACTGTTGTTTATCACAGAGATTCTGTCAATATGGTGACCAAAGTAGAAGGATTTGAAGTTGGCTGTGAAGCGACTACTGTTAAACAGTTGGCCTCCTTAACCGAAGATAAACAAATAATACGGCTTCTATTCCAATTTCTAAACGCAAGGGTTGTGAGTAGATGGTTGCAAACATTAAGAGTTGGGAAAAAAACCCAGCCTTTGTGGGGTAAAGTGAAATGGAAGTACCTTACCAAAAAGGGATTTGCTATCACATTTTGGTCTATTCTACCTACTGCTATTACAAAGCAATTGTATCGGTTGGCAAGTAAAGCTAAATATGATTAA
- a CDS encoding Wzz/FepE/Etk N-terminal domain-containing protein has translation MKKNISHLDQFIKKSLRAEEILIKDLINEIIAFKKWIMIVAMTVFTLGLVYIFTSSDEYTTTSKLLMEQSNGINSKALGGLASISGLGNLGIGNQNTEALPPELIPELVLESDFLKRLMYEKVYFEEAQDSITLLEFVNEYEKHNLYYHLAKLPSKVKSMLLSNTTAKGIDFNIEEKQGEETILAFDTKERKTIAQLRTRIEVEKEDRLLVIQTKMPEPLASAQFNEVLSRFLKEYLTNIILDKEVKNFEFIKERTNEAKSRVEQTQMKLANFRDSNRGINSQLLKTEEDRLQADFNLEFSLYNSLAQQMEQSRIKVQNATPVMTVFQKPQLPTSASEPKVILLSLVFLILGGIIGILFFFGLLVMRMLTIHFTNV, from the coding sequence ATGAAAAAAAACATTTCCCACTTGGATCAATTTATAAAGAAATCTCTTCGTGCAGAAGAAATCCTTATTAAAGACTTGATCAATGAAATCATAGCTTTTAAGAAGTGGATCATGATCGTTGCCATGACGGTGTTTACATTGGGCTTGGTTTATATTTTCACCTCATCTGATGAATATACAACTACCTCCAAATTATTAATGGAGCAGTCAAATGGAATCAACTCCAAAGCTTTAGGAGGTTTAGCCTCTATTTCTGGTTTGGGTAACTTAGGAATAGGAAACCAAAACACTGAAGCCTTACCTCCAGAATTGATTCCTGAGCTTGTGCTAGAAAGTGACTTTTTAAAACGCCTAATGTATGAAAAAGTATATTTTGAGGAGGCTCAAGATAGCATTACTTTATTGGAATTTGTGAATGAGTATGAAAAACACAATTTATATTATCACTTGGCTAAGTTACCAAGTAAAGTAAAATCTATGCTATTATCCAATACTACCGCAAAAGGTATTGATTTTAATATAGAAGAAAAACAAGGAGAAGAAACTATTTTGGCATTTGATACCAAAGAAAGGAAAACGATAGCTCAACTTAGAACACGAATTGAAGTAGAGAAAGAAGACCGGCTATTGGTAATTCAAACAAAAATGCCGGAACCATTGGCCAGTGCACAGTTCAATGAGGTTTTAAGTAGATTCCTTAAAGAGTACCTAACCAATATAATACTGGATAAAGAAGTCAAGAACTTTGAGTTTATTAAGGAACGTACCAATGAAGCTAAAAGCAGAGTAGAACAAACTCAAATGAAATTGGCAAATTTTAGGGACAGTAATCGAGGGATAAACTCCCAGTTGTTGAAAACTGAAGAAGATAGGCTTCAGGCGGATTTTAATCTTGAGTTTAGCCTTTATAACTCATTAGCCCAACAGATGGAACAATCAAGGATCAAGGTTCAAAATGCTACTCCTGTCATGACTGTTTTTCAAAAACCTCAATTACCTACCTCAGCCAGTGAGCCAAAGGTTATATTATTAAGCTTAGTTTTTTTGATATTGGGTGGGATTATCGGAATACTGTTCTTTTTTGGACTTTTGGTAATGAGAATGCTAACGATACATTTTACAAATGTTTAG
- a CDS encoding glycosyltransferase, whose amino-acid sequence MKVKESDNSGESLIDVSVIIPTYRDWERLNLCLLGLKKQNFPSSKFEIIVVNNDPYDPKPDFVEASGCKIIEEKTPGSYAARNAGMKIANGDIYAFTDSDCIPDPNWIKEGLKEMKNSKVSRVGGKIKLFRPENGSYFAFVYEKYLAFQQERNVKVFKKSVTGNFFAKKHLFEQFGAFDEKLMSGGDFYWNLRLSEFGEKISFAEMAVINHPSRTSLSEIAFKKKRTISGYYRETFTRLKFGKKLLTLLKRLMPPINRINHIEFESTKDYFQVLIIRWYVESVGVMHLIKLQWASIRNKNI is encoded by the coding sequence GTGAAAGTCAAAGAATCAGATAATAGTGGGGAATCATTAATAGATGTTTCAGTAATTATCCCTACCTATAGAGATTGGGAAAGGTTAAATCTTTGTTTACTTGGACTAAAAAAACAGAACTTTCCTTCAAGTAAGTTTGAAATTATAGTAGTCAATAATGATCCTTATGATCCGAAACCCGACTTTGTAGAAGCGAGTGGATGTAAAATAATTGAGGAAAAAACCCCCGGATCTTACGCTGCTAGAAATGCAGGCATGAAGATAGCAAATGGAGATATATATGCCTTTACAGATTCGGATTGTATTCCAGACCCAAATTGGATTAAAGAGGGGTTAAAGGAAATGAAAAATTCCAAGGTTTCAAGGGTTGGAGGAAAGATAAAATTGTTTCGTCCTGAAAACGGAAGTTATTTTGCATTTGTTTACGAAAAATATTTGGCCTTTCAGCAAGAACGTAATGTCAAGGTCTTTAAAAAGTCAGTAACAGGTAATTTTTTTGCAAAAAAGCATCTTTTTGAACAATTTGGTGCTTTTGATGAAAAGTTGATGTCAGGAGGAGATTTTTATTGGAACCTTCGTTTAAGTGAGTTTGGAGAAAAGATTTCTTTTGCCGAAATGGCTGTTATAAATCACCCTTCACGTACGTCTTTGTCTGAGATAGCCTTTAAGAAAAAGCGGACAATTTCAGGTTATTACAGAGAAACATTTACAAGATTAAAATTCGGAAAGAAGTTACTCACTCTTTTAAAGCGATTAATGCCACCAATTAATAGGATAAATCACATAGAATTTGAATCTACAAAGGATTATTTCCAAGTGCTAATAATTCGCTGGTATGTGGAATCAGTAGGTGTCATGCACTTAATTAAACTGCAGTGGGCGAGTATTAGAAACAAAAACATTTAA